A single region of the Raphanus sativus cultivar WK10039 chromosome 1, ASM80110v3, whole genome shotgun sequence genome encodes:
- the LOC130496050 gene encoding uncharacterized protein LOC130496050 has product MERPHERSKRLHNFTLPYLRWGQQRFLRCVNLPNSHHLPSSSSSPSPDHPSHRSVVAAAARPWNLRTRRAACGEPGDESPAKIEIGVKRGVDGEEMDKDEKLKFSVSLLKKEIEEDFSNMIGKRLPRRPKKRPRTVQKKLNTIFPGLWLSEEVTIDSYDVPEALET; this is encoded by the exons ATGGAGCGTCCTCATGAAAGATCGAAACGCCTCCATAACTTCACCTTACCTTATCTCCGTTGGGGTCAACAGAGATTCCTCAGATGCGTCAATCTACCTAATTCACAtcatcttccttcttcttcttcgtctcctTCTCCAGATCACCCATCCCACAGATCCGTCGTGGCGGCGGCGGCTCGGCCGTGGAATCTGAGGACGAGAAGAGCTGCGTGTGGTGAACCTGGAGACGAATCTCCGGCGAAGATCGAAATCGGCGTGAAGAGAGGTGTGGATGGAGAAGAAATGGACAAGGATGAGAAACTGAAATTCTCTGTTTCGTTGTTGAAGAAAGAGATCGAAGAGGATTTTTCGAACATGATTGGGAAAAGACTTCCAAGGAGACCTAAGAAGAGACCCAGAACTGTTCAGAAGAAACTGAAT ACGATTTTTCCTGGATTGTGGTTGTCAGAAGAAGTAACGATAGATTCATATGACGTCCCTGAAGCTCTTGAAACGTGA
- the LOC108848444 gene encoding uncharacterized protein LOC108848444 yields the protein MGPQVKWPPKMKASEANRNPKRWCEFYSYHGHTIENGIALKIKVAELLKKGHLREFLSDKAKNLLNKEGVGLPTEAAPALPPQQDRVIHVSSGGSEVSGISSAAAKRSTRNARNGLDAEGSKRLLLGTYEISFTAREQERVLAPHHDALVISLTIVNCLVKRLLVENGSSSVDNGNYLTVSIDANHQLVIY from the coding sequence ATGGGTCCTCAAGTCAAGTGGCCTCCTAAGATGAAGGCCTCGGAGGCTAACCGAAACCCCAAGCGATGGTGCGAATTCTATAGTTATCATGGCCACACTATAGAGAATGGTATAGCCCTGAAGATAAAAGTTGCCGAGCTTCTCAAGAAAGGCCACCTGAGAGAGTTCCTCTCGGATAAGGCCAAGAACCTTCTGAATAAAGAAGGAGTCGGTCTTCCTACCGAAGCGGCTCCTGCGTTGCCACCACAGCAAGACCGGGTGATCCATGTATCCTCAGGCGGATCAGAAGTAAGCGGAATCAGCAGTGCTGctgccaagagaagtactcgcaaCGCCAGGAACGGCCTAGATGCCGAGGGTTCTAAGCGCTTACTTCTAGGAACATATGAGATCAGcttcactgcaagggagcagGAGAGGGTTCTAGCTCCTCACCACGACGCCCTTGttatttcacttaccatagtgaactgcttggtcaagcgacTACTGGTGGAGAATGGGAGCTCCAGTGTGGACAATGGGAACTACTTAACTGTGTCAATCGACGCTAACCATCAACTAGTGATATACTGa